The genomic stretch atcatggggggggggggtcattgtaTTTACTGTTGTTTTCTGTAGACAGTAATAAGAAGTATTTGTGAGGTATTTATTTGTACCCCACGGTTTAAGATTCACATTTACCTTTGTTATTAAGTAATTTCCCTTTAAGTGTCTGTTTTGTAATAGTTCTATCCAACTCTATATATGGTATAGGAATGTTAATTGGCGAGTCTTAACATGCTCATGAATGGCTGTGATTCTGTGACTACAGTGGCCTAGACGTACAGACAGCCCCATCTGTCTCCTCAGTTTTAAAGTAACATCTTAAAGTGCTTAAATATTTCAAGATGAGGCAGTTATATAACAAAAGTAAGCATGATAACTTGTGGTGATTTTTGACATTAACCGatacttgtgttgtgttgccctctgtctctctccaggGCGCGTGTCTGGATGAATGTGAGTCTCGTGGTGTGTGGGATTTTTCTCTTCTTCCTCCTAGTGTCTGGGTGCATCCTGAAGATTGGGAGAGACCGTCTCTGTGACTCCATACTGCGCAATACCACCATAAAAAGGTGAGTAGCAGGATAGCCCAGCAGCCATGGGCTacagcagggctattcaaatcagtGACCTCACTCTCAGGCCGTGTTACATAAATATAATGTGATAAACAGGATATCTCTGTTCTCTACTGGAAAATTCCTTGTGATCAAAGAAGATCAAagctgattgattgatttttaTGGCTGGGTGGATGGATTACAGTAATGTTTTGTAACTAACCTGTATTACGAGGCATGCAAAtccaaaatgatttttaattatttatacaAAGCACTGTGGGCACATTGCTGTCATTAACTTCgcattttccattattttacaGTGCTTCTGGCATTTAGGTTCATTTGTTAAAGTGCCTTATTGCTCCCAGGGCGGTTTTTGGAAAGCACTGTGTAAGGAAGATGTTTGTGAGCATTGTTGTTGCGCAGAAAGTGTTCATGATGATGTGAGCGTATGTGTGTTGCAGTTGTGAGGACGCTCAGACTAAGAGGTGGATCAGCCCGTACCATGGCGAGCGGTTCTACTCCGGCCTGCACAGTGCCGAGGTCTGTGCTGTCCAGCATTCTCAACGTGCAAATTAATAATGGTGAAAAAATCCAGTGTGATTTACCAGCAGGCCTCCTTTTAAATTTTGcttttagggaaaaaaaattatatggtGATGGTAACATAAAATGTTTACTtaactttttcagttttttaacCTCATGTTGCCACTCACTTTCCCCCCTTCTCCTACCCACCTGTAGCCCACCTGTTGTTTCTTTTTGtctccactagggggcagtgtgggtGAACTTCTTCTTCTGGATGCTTATCTTCATGGTGGTGATGTTCCAGAAGTATCAGGCGTCAGAGTTCACCATAGAAGAAGGAGAGCACGTTTCCCCATCAGAGTCAAACCCTATTCTTGGCCGAACAAGTAGGCACCAGTGACCCTTGTTTGAGGGTTGGCTAACATCCATCATAACACAGTCCCAGGCTGGAGAAATCCTTGGATGAATTTTTAACCTATTAGAACTCATTTCACTTGAAAAACCTAATTAAtctgttgccatggtaactTACTCTTGTCCATCATACTTGGCCTCACCTGTGTCTGGACATCCATTCAGTTAGAGCACCACATATTGAGCTCTTCACTTCTATGAAGTCTTCGTCTCTCTGTCACCTGGTCTAAACATTTTCTCCACTGATTTACACTGAATTGAATGGGTATGTTACAGTATTTTCACCACTAAATAGAAATGTCCAATCATATACATTCATatctttaataataattaaaaagtttCCTTAGTTGTCA from Paramormyrops kingsleyae isolate MSU_618 chromosome 10, PKINGS_0.4, whole genome shotgun sequence encodes the following:
- the tmem179ba gene encoding transmembrane protein 179B — protein: MRAAGCFRARAYMSEENEMALPRLVILELLLYASCFICGIVTAASLIIVQGEFAGRCMLYGTVSYNATAQSLGVDSSSPTSLCFFVTVISVFMGVYCFSLTLYWIYTCCMGEEVSRARVWMNVSLVVCGIFLFFLLVSGCILKIGRDRLCDSILRNTTIKSCEDAQTKRWISPYHGERFYSGLHSAEGAVWVNFFFWMLIFMVVMFQKYQASEFTIEEGEHVSPSESNPILGRTSRHQ